A region from the Anomaloglossus baeobatrachus isolate aAnoBae1 chromosome 11, aAnoBae1.hap1, whole genome shotgun sequence genome encodes:
- the LOC142256586 gene encoding phospholipase A2 inhibitor and Ly6/PLAUR domain-containing protein-like, translating to MKNLVVLLCTISTLAISVFSYRCYSCSSTNSTECKASDTECLGHDCMTAFQHVNLDGKKYISMYKGCANETLCGALESLKVGNTTFEFLAHCCTGDLCNEEGYKLPPEDQTPNGVQCPSAFCTHSLKECQTNNIMNCTGSMVRCMDYRATVRNPDGTNTNYSVKGCTNVDSCRYSSDSKIAFEEIHREYLKC from the exons ATGAAGAACCTGGTTGTTTTGCTTTGCACGATCTCTACTCTTGCCATCTCAG TGTTTTCTTATAGATGTTACTCGTGTTCGTCCACCAATTCTACTGAATGTAAGGCATCTGACACTGAATGCCTTGGACATGACTGTATGACCGCCTTTCAACACGTTAACCTTG ATGGAAAGAAGTATATTTCAATGTATAAAGGTTGTGCCAATGAAACTTTGTGCGGAGCCTTGGAGTCATTGAAAGTGGGAAATACAACATTTGAATTCCTTGCACATTGCTGCACTGGTGATTTATGCAACGAAGAAGGATATAAAC TTCCTCCAGAAGATCAAACACCAAATGGTGTACAATGTCCATCTGCCTTCTGCACCCACTCTTTGAAGGAATGTCAGACTAACAACATAATGAACTGCACCGGCTCCATGGTCAGATGTATGGACTATAGGGCGACAGTGAGGAACCCAG ATGGGACAAATACAAACTATTCTGTCAAAGGTTGTACTAATGTTGATTCCTGCCGATACAGCTCTGACAGCAAGATTGCTTTCGAAGAAATACACAGGGAGTACCTGAAGTGTTAA